From Ochotona princeps isolate mOchPri1 chromosome X, mOchPri1.hap1, whole genome shotgun sequence, one genomic window encodes:
- the LOC101518683 gene encoding protein phosphatase inhibitor 2-like yields the protein MASRKHIKGILKNKSSTSSSAASAKQPCGKTDMSPSEKYLKCDEMNMLMTSPAVHKDDDSMEIDEPSTPYHQEMGSDDDEALTEALTPENHANKLAAMGRSESMYQVRVLESKGRVMALTSEQREKKRQFEMKRKFHDNEELNTKIATKLISRYQQDEVQDEEMPETAEAESMELE from the coding sequence ATGGCATCACGCAAGCACATCAAGGGGATACTGAAGAACAAGTCCTCAACTTCCTCTAGTGCGGCCTCAGCCAAACAACCCTGTGGCAAGACAGACATGAGCCCCAGTGAAAAATATCTCAAGTGCGATGAAATGAACATGCTTATGACCTCTCCTGCAGTCCACAAAGATGATGACTCTATGGAAATCGATGAACCAAGCACTCCTTATCATCAAGAGATGGGCAGTGATGATGATGAGGCCCTAACTGAAGCCCTAACTCCTGAGAACCATGCCAACAAGTTAGCGGCTATGGGAAGATCAGAGTCAATGTATCAGGTTCGGGTActggaaagcaagggaagggtcatgGCCCTCACCTCAGAACAACGAGAAAAAAAACGtcaatttgagatgaaaagaaagTTTCACGACAATGAAGAGCTGAATACTAAAATAGCAACAAAATTAATTTCCAGATACCAACAGGATGAGGTACAGGATGAAGAAATGCCAGAGACTGCAGAGGCAGAAAGCATGGAACTAGAATAA